A genome region from Cucumis sativus cultivar 9930 chromosome 4, Cucumber_9930_V3, whole genome shotgun sequence includes the following:
- the LOC101220139 gene encoding B3 domain-containing transcription factor NGA1, translating into MDDFASSSSRFHHHDYYNNSNNTRIRDFDDEQQQQQQQQQDQEMEEESCNNSNNNNCSIFVEKEHMFDKVVTPSDVGKLNRLVIPKQHAEKYFPLDSSSNEKGLLLNFEDRCGKLWRFRYSYWTSSQSYVMTKGWSRFVKDKRLDAGDIVSFQRPLHRNQDRFFIDWRRRPPHPAVDMPFHFHRHDGGTGAAQFPPPPPHHHHFQLHSQWNNNPVATPLSLQRDHVLHLPQYNNNVSLFHNTYNHHHHHNRYLDGSYGGASVFYHLRSPIAPPQVESVPVVADGNGGNGGGGSGIGRTSAAKTTLRLFGVDMECEVSDDECDVATTSKAMSSSSQFHVYNGMPMPMLTPMTMQMPTSNNNISTMDFFEKGKSSMSSMSSFDFGA; encoded by the coding sequence ATGGATGATTTTGCTTCATCATCTTCTAGATTTCATCATCATGACTACTacaacaacagcaacaacaCAAGAATCAGAGATTTTGATGACGAACAACAACAAcagcagcaacaacaacaagatCAAGAAATGGAGGAAGAATCTTGTAacaacagcaacaacaacaattgttctatttttgtaGAGAAAGAGCATATGTTTGACAAAGTTGTAACACCAAGCGATGTGGGGAAACTAAACCGTTTAGTTATACCAAAACAACATGCTGAAAAATACTTCCCACTTGATTCTTCATCAAACGAAAAAGGTCTTCTCTTAAACTTCGAAGATCGTTGTGGTAAACTATGGCGGTTTCGTTACTCTTACTGGACTAGTAGCCAAAGCTATGTCATGACTAAAGGTTGGAGCCGCTTTGTCAAAGACAAAAGACTCGATGCTGGtgatattgtttcttttcaaagaCCCCTTCATCGTAATCAAGATCGTTTCTTTATCGATTGGCGACGCCGTCCTCCACACCCGGCTGTCGACATGCCTTTTCATTTCCACCGCCATGATGGTGGCACCGGTGCCGCCCAatttcctcctcctcctcctcatcATCACCATTTTCAGCTTCATAGCCAGTGGAATAATAATCCAGTGGCCACACCCTTATCTTTACAAAGGGACCACGTCCTCCACTTGCCAcagtataataataatgtcagtttatttcataatacatataatcatcatcatcatcataatCGTTATCTTGACGGTTCGTATGGTGGAGCATCGGTCTTTTACCATTTGAGATCCCCAATCGCACCACCGCAGGTAGAGTCGGTGCCAGTTGTAGCGGATGGAAATGGTGGTAATGGTGGTGGAGGTAGTGGAATTGGGAGAACGTCTGCGGCTAAGACGACGTTGAGGCTTTTTGGTGTTGACATGGAATGTGAAGTATCTGATGATGAGTGTGACGTAGCCACAACTTCGAAGGCAATGTCATCGTCGTCGCAATTTCATGTTTATAATGGAATGCCGATGCCGATGTTGACACCGATGACGATGCAGATGCCCACgagcaataataatatatcaactaTGGACTTCTTTGAGAAAGGGAAGTCGTCGATGTCGTCAATGTcatcttttgattttggtgCTTGA
- the LOC101209879 gene encoding protein SPIRAL1-like 5, translating into MSRGGSYGGGRSSLGYLFGKDDQPRKPQVSKVVLPPPYGIDLNPDDHNNNPSPSPKQLVSNNNYPRAHGQNSGNFITDRPSTKVKSAPGGDSSLGYLFGDITKQ; encoded by the exons ATGAGTAGAGGTGGAAGCTATGGTGGTGGAAGAAGTTCCTTAGGTTATCTTTTTGGTAAGGATGATCAACCTAGAAAGCCTCAAGTCTCCAAAGTTGTTCTTCCTCCTCCTTATGGTATTGATCTTAACCCTGATGATCATAATAACAATCCTTCTCCCTCTCCAAAACAACTTGTTTCCAACAATAATTATCCTCGAGCTCACGGCCAAAACTCCGGCAACTTCATAACG GATCGTCCATCAACCAAGGTGAAATCTGCTCCGGGTGGCGATTCGTCGTTAGGGTATCTGTTTGGTGATATCACCAAACAGTGA
- the LOC101210126 gene encoding uncharacterized protein LOC101210126 translates to MARSYEKPAYSSIDDNEKHREFDRDIREMVSTLTSRLGLLRKGGSAQSHELVDDQGSSIITLAGTNTGATMRAELNGKTTKLDQDTGVDENESLTSYINSNFQAINNSIMFGGSYTGNDPGVHMEYTSDLHEEGHKAEKGGAKGKKVGKDNAESGGSWFSKE, encoded by the exons ATGGCACGTTCATACGAAAAGCCTGCCTATTCCTCCATCGACGACAATGAGAAGCATCGAGAATTCGACCGTGACATCCGAGAAATGGTTTCCACCCTCACCAGTCGCTTGGGATTGCTTCGAAAAGGAG GTTCCGCCCAAAGCCATGAACTTGTTGACGACCAAGGCTCAAGCATCATCACACTTGCGGGAACCAACACAGGAGCCACCATGCGAGCAGAACTGAATGGGAAAACGACGAAGCTTGATCAGGACACAGGTGTGGACGAGAATGAGTCCCTCACCTCCTACATTAACAGCAACTTCCAAGCCATTAACAACTCCATCATGTTTGGAGGAAGCTACACAGGGAATGACCCTGGAGTTCACATGGAGTATACCTCTGATCTCCATGAAGAAGGCCATAAGGCTGAGAAAGGAGGGGCTAAAGGCAAGAAAGTTGGGAAAGATAATGCTGAGTCAGGTGGCTCATGGTTTTCAAAggaatga
- the LOC101219903 gene encoding subtilisin-like protease SBT3.6 codes for MGINIQLGHLIVGFIIFDCLFKPILAEADDQNPKVHIVYLGEKPHHDTKFTIDSHHQLLSTILGSKEKSMEAMVYSYKHGFSGFAAKLTKSQAQKLSEMSRVVRVVPSSLYKVHTTRSWDFLGLSSSPFESSNLLHRAQMGENVIIGVIDTGIWPESESFKDKGVGSIPSRWKGTCESGEQFNSTNCNKKIIGARWFMKGFVADLGRDALAKEYLSPRDLNGHGTHTASIAAGSFVANINYHNNAAGTVRGGAPLARLAIYKALWTKDAVGSTADILKAIDEAINDGVDVLSMSIGSLTPFLPEFNEANDIAFGSFHAIAKGISVVCAAGNSGPTPQTVENVAPWIFTVAANTIDRAFLASITTLPDNTTFLGQSLLDSKKDLVAELETLDTGRCDDLLGNETFINGKVVMCFSNLADHNTIYDAAMAVARANGTGIIVAGQQDDDLFSCIPSPIPCILVDTDVGSKLFFINLLQNSTNPVVRLRATRTIIGKPITPAISYFSSRGPNSVSNPILKPDISAPGSNILAAVSPHHIFNEKGFMLLSGTSMATPHISAIVALLKSVHPTWSPAAIKSALMTTARTEVSPGLPIFAEGTPPKMADPFDYGGGIVDANAAVDPGLVYDMGRKDYIDYYLCGMGYKDEDISHLTQRKTVCPLQRLSVLDLNLPAITIPSLVNSTIVTRTVTNVGNLSCVYKAEIESPFGCKVSVNPQVLVFNSQVKKISFKVMFFTQVQRNYGYSFGRLTWTDGIHVVKIPLSVRFGFF; via the exons ATGGGGATCAACATCCAATTAGGTCATTTGATTGTTGgttttatcatatttgattgtttgtttAAACCCATATTGGCAGAAGCTGATGACCAAAACCCAAAG GTACACATAGTTTACTTGGGAGAAAAGCCACATCATGATACTAAATTCACTATCGATTCTCACCATCAATTATTATCTACTATATTGGGAAG CAAGGAGAAATCAATGGAAGCAATGGTGTACAGTTATAAACATGGCTTTTCTGGATTTGCAGCCAAGCTCACTAAATCTCAAGCTCAAAAGCTATCTG AAATGTCGAGGGTGGTTCGAGTTGTCCCGAGTTCGCTTTACAAAGTGCATACTACAAGAAGTTGGGATTTTCTGGGGCTgtcttcttctccatttgaGTCCTCAAACCTTCTTCATCGTGCTCAAATGGGTGAAAATGTCATTATAGGTGTTATTGATACAG GAATCTGGCCGGAGTCGGAGTCGTTCAAAGACAAAGGAGTAGGGTCTATACCATCACGTTGGAAAGGAACATGCGAATCAGGAGAACAATTCAACTCCACAAACtgcaacaaaaaaatcataggAGCGCGTTGGTTCATGAAGGGGTTCGTTGCAGACTTAGGTCGAGATGCGCTAGCCAAGGAATACTTATCACCACGAGACCTAAATGGACATGGAACTCACACAGCCAGCATAGCAGCAGGCTCATTTGTAGCAAACATCAATTACCACAACAACGCTGCCGGCACAGTGAGAGGTGGTGCACCACTCGCACGGTTAGCCATATACAAAGCACTATGGACGAAGGACGCCGTAGGGTCGACGGCGGACATATTGAAAGCGATAGATGAGGCTATAAATGATGGTGTGGATGTGTTGTCTATGTCGATTGGAAGCTTAACTCCTTTCCTTCCAGAGTTCAATGAAGCAAATGATATTGCATTTGGGTCATTTCATGCTATTGCAAAGGGGATTTCTGTTGTATGTGCGGCTGGAAATAGTGGGCCTACTCCACAAACGGTGGAGAATGTTGCACCTTGGATTTTCACTGTGGCTGCCAATACTATAGACAGAGCCTTTCTTGCATCCATTACAACACTACCAGATAACACCACTTTCTTG GGCCAAAGCTTATTGGATTCGAAAAAGGACCTTGTTGCCGAGTTGGAGACTCTGGATACGGGAAG ATGTGATGATCTTTTGGGAAATGAAACTTTCATAAATGGAAAGGTGGTTAtgtgtttttcaaatttagctGATCATAACACTATATACGATGCGGCGATGGCGGTGGCCCGAGCAAATGGAACAGGAATTATTGTCGCCGGCCAACAAGATGatgatttgttttcttgtatACCCTCTCCAATTCCATGTATCCTAGTTGATACCGACGTTGGCTCAAAATTATTCTTCATCAACCTCTTGCAAAATAG TACTAATCCAGTGGTAAGGTTGAGGGCCACAAGAACTATCATCGGTAAGCCCATAACACCAGCTATTTCCTATTTCTCATCAAGAGGTCCAAATTCGGTTTCCAATCCTATTCTTAAG CCTGACATATCGGCTCCTGGATCTAACATTCTAGCTGCCGTTTCACCCCACCACATTTTCAACGAGAAAGGGTTTATGCTCTTGTCAGGAACTTCTATGGCCACACCTCATATTTCAGCTATCGTCGCTCTTCTTAAATCTGTGCACCCTACGTGGTCACCCGCCGCCATTAAATCAGCTCTCATGACAACCG CACGGACAGAGGTCTCTCCAGGACTACCTATTTTCGCAGAAGGAACTCCTCCAAAAATGGCAGACCCATTTGACTACGGCGGTGGAATCGTGGACGCAAACGCCGCAGTCGACCCAGGTCTTGTCTATGATATGGGTAGAAAAGATTACATAGATTATTACCTTTGTGGCATGGGGTATAAGGACGAGGATATTTCTCATCTAACACAGAGGAAAACAGTGTGTCCATTGCAAAGGTTGTCTGTGTTGGATTTGAATTTGCCGGCCATTACAATTCCTTCACTTGTAAACTCCACCATTGTGACTCGGACAGTGACTAATGTTGGGAACTTGAGCTGTGTTTATAAGGCAGAGATTGAGTCTCCTTTTGGTTGCAAGGTTAGTGTGAACCCTCAAGTGTTGGTGTTTAACTCTCAAGTGAAGAAGATTTCATTTAAGGTTATGTTTTTCACTCAAGTTCAAAGGAACTATGGCTACTCTTTTGGTAGGTTAACATGGACTGATGGTATTCATGTTGTTAAAATTCCTTTGTCTGTGAgatttggtttcttttga